The genomic interval TTGATTTGTTAATGTTATCTTTGATTGTTTTAGTAGATTATATGAGTTGAAGATTGTTCAAGGAAGGGAGGATAGATTGATGTGGATTCAGGAAGGAAATTCCAGATTTTCTGTTCATGCCTATTACAATGCATTAATCTGTCAAGGTGTATACGACTACCcctggaaaagcatttggaaaGCTTAGGTGCCGAGTAAGGTGGCCTTTTTCTGTTGGTTGGTGTCTCATGATAAAATTCAGACTACGGAAAATCTATAGAAGCGTGGACCTTATATCGTAGATAGGTGTTCcatgtgcaagaaagatggtgaatcagTAAATCACTTGTTTCTCCATTGTGAGGTGCCTAAAAGTTTGTGGCATGAGATTTTTGGAAGGATGGGTattgcttgggtaatgcctaagcAAGTGGTGGATTTACTAGCTTGTTGGAGAGGTGTAGAGAGGAGTCAACGTATTGCTGCCATATGGATAATAATTCCTTTGTGCTTGTTGTGGTGTTTATGGCTAGAGAGGAATGGGAGATGTTTAGAAGATAAAGAACGGTCGCTGGAAGAAATTAGGgagttttttttcaaaactttatgtTTTTGGGCTAAGGCTATTGTAATGAATGGTGAAGATATTCTGGATTTATTTTAGTCTGTCTTTTTAGCTACTGTATGTAGGTATTTCCTCATGTTTAcctcctgtgtacttggctatgcctattcttggtTATATAACTCttgttaattataaaaaaaaaacgaaaactaCCATGAGATCACTGAGAAACCACTAAAGGAACCTACTCTCAAAAAAGAGAGTGCGTAGTAGAGGCAACTTACATAGCGGTTGAACATCTCTACAGCcttttcagcttcttcaacAGTGCTCAACGTCACAAACCCGAACCCACGACTCTGATCAGTCTCCCTATTGTAAATAACCTACAACCAAATAAGAAATACGAAAATTCCCCACATATTATAACCTCCAAAAATTTACcattaaaacccaaaaacacaAACTTTGCAAAAACCAAAGCCATATAAAACTCACTTCGGCAATCTCCACCGTCCCGGCCTGCTCGAAAAGCACAGCCAATTTCTGACTATCAACGTCATAAGGCAAATTTCCAACAAAAAGTTTTGCTTCTTCTGGAGGTTCTACAAATTGGTCTTCCTGTTCTTCTGTCTCCTTAAAAACCCCATCTTCACTACTCTCTGCCTCAGCTTCAACGCCCTCAATGACCGAATCCTCTCCCTCAGCTTCCCAACCCGAAACACGGTCCTCGGTGTCAATGGTGATGgtgttgttttcttcttcttgttgagCCCAGTCTGAGGTCTGGGCTACAAAGGTAGCTATGGAGGAAGATTGGGTCTTGTTTTTGAGGGAGAGACGTGGGGAAAAGAGTGAAGAGTGAGAGCACGAGAGGTTGAGCTTGATAGGTTTGGAGGGTACAGAGAGAATCCGATATGGGTTTTTTGTGGTGGTGGTAAAGAGTGAGGGAAAGGTGGTTACGCAAGATGAGTCGGCCATTGACAAGGCCTTGAAGACTGACGTAACTGCAGCAGCCATATCGATTGAGACGGAGAGGAGGGGGCGGGGGGAGAGGTTAGAGCCTAGAGGAGTGAGGATAAGGAGTGGAGAAGACGACTGGGGTTTATAGGGAAAAAGAGAGGACCAGGGGCCGGGGGCAGGGAGAACAGGTCTAGTTAACCAAACAACGACAACATTAATAGATGTCGTTTTAAGAGAGTCGACctttatttttggaaataaaGGTTATAAGTAATATTAAATGCCTTTATGAATATTCTTCTGTGTCTATTTACGAAGcgtaaaaaatatatgaataatcaaCGGAAGAAATTGAAGGA from Juglans regia cultivar Chandler chromosome 2, Walnut 2.0, whole genome shotgun sequence carries:
- the LOC109000782 gene encoding 28 kDa ribonucleoprotein, chloroplastic-like, with product MAAAVTSVFKALSMADSSCVTTFPSLFTTTTKNPYRILSVPSKPIKLNLSCSHSSLFSPRLSLKNKTQSSSIATFVAQTSDWAQQEEENNTITIDTEDRVSGWEAEGEDSVIEGVEAEAESSEDGVFKETEEQEDQFVEPPEEAKLFVGNLPYDVDSQKLAVLFEQAGTVEIAEVIYNRETDQSRGFGFVTLSTVEEAEKAVEMFNRYDLDGRLLTVNKAAPRGARSERSPSSFGSSFRIYVGNLPWDVDNARLEELFSEHGEVVDARVVYDRETGRSRGFGFVTMSSETGRDDAIAALDGQSLDGRAIRVNVAEERPRRTF